The following proteins come from a genomic window of Pirellula staleyi DSM 6068:
- a CDS encoding DUF1566 domain-containing protein produces the protein MRTSYLARILTSGSMACSLLLLSVAALSAQVPGIEPAPPTVRVFAHLDGQLGQVMINDELIGAGETAFVRLSEHLEKETAAGQTLAYRVAYMSSVRDTDLQTIKSIVVHRRYNPREKLPEFREDQVQSLSLYEARMKQPSKEGLFIAKERFADRGPYIQDRWTGLLWQKDGIASGKKNFLEAGDYAQDLTLGKLQDWRVPTKEELATIFPADYAPFRNSMYTPLACCKGAEFVSFWTSEIDARSADTAYVYQWYNRGGANNCLASRNYCYVRCVHNPVEEDQLDE, from the coding sequence GTGCGGACTTCCTACCTCGCGCGAATCCTCACGTCGGGATCGATGGCCTGCTCGTTGTTGCTGTTGTCTGTTGCCGCACTTTCCGCGCAAGTCCCGGGCATCGAGCCCGCTCCACCCACGGTGCGTGTTTTCGCGCATCTGGATGGTCAGCTCGGGCAAGTGATGATCAACGACGAACTGATCGGTGCGGGCGAAACGGCGTTTGTCAGACTCAGCGAACACCTCGAAAAAGAGACCGCAGCTGGCCAAACGCTCGCCTATCGCGTGGCGTATATGTCATCGGTCCGAGACACCGATCTGCAAACGATCAAAAGCATCGTTGTCCACCGCCGCTACAACCCGCGCGAGAAACTCCCCGAGTTCCGCGAGGACCAAGTGCAATCGCTCAGCCTCTATGAGGCTCGGATGAAGCAGCCTTCGAAAGAGGGGCTCTTTATCGCGAAAGAACGTTTTGCTGATCGCGGCCCCTACATCCAAGATCGCTGGACCGGCCTCTTGTGGCAGAAAGATGGAATAGCGTCGGGAAAGAAGAACTTCCTCGAAGCGGGTGACTACGCTCAGGACCTCACCTTGGGCAAACTTCAGGATTGGCGTGTCCCGACCAAGGAAGAACTGGCGACCATTTTTCCGGCCGATTACGCCCCGTTTCGCAACTCGATGTACACCCCACTCGCCTGCTGCAAAGGGGCGGAGTTCGTCTCGTTCTGGACTTCCGAGATCGACGCGCGGAGTGCGGATACGGCTTATGTCTATCAGTGGTACAACCGTGGCGGCGCGAATAACTGCCTGGCCAGCCGCAACTACTGCTA